A window of the Cicer arietinum cultivar CDC Frontier isolate Library 1 chromosome 6, Cicar.CDCFrontier_v2.0, whole genome shotgun sequence genome harbors these coding sequences:
- the LOC101509330 gene encoding uncharacterized protein: MSMQTENHNNQKMTTKSIGSLMRKKLSDITNSHSQQHHNNNNITLDTHPSVNSNNCIQQLLKERANLIQLLADRNKMIERNGSEVQRLRADVKKLQMQNWNLAQNNSLMLAELNLGRDKIKTLQHEILWRAALINGKTLNMQEKVEIDPERKALSQLQEGDENEAQPSPETSNDEKQNCLNRRRIRNRSTGSSIASTKNTSKEKVKDNRRRLRRHSATFKTHEHEPLENLFEIEDAQYALTQSRPNKLSFAVVKTERGENSGLRNEAPRYSFGRPLRRAVEKVPSYKEIPLNVKMRRII, from the exons ATGAGCATGCAAACGGAGAATCATAATAATCAGAAAATGACGACTAAATCAATTGGAAGCTTAATGCGGAAAAAACTTTCCGATATCACTAATTCTCACTCTCAACAACatcataacaataataatatcacACTCGATACACACCCCTCCGTTAACAGTAACAATTGCATCCAACAACTCCTAAAG GAAAGAGCGAATTTAATTCAACTTCTTGCAGACAGAAA TAAAATGATAGAAAGGAATGGAAGTGAGGTGCAGAGGCTGAGAGCTGATGTTAAGAAGCTTCAAATGCAAAACTGGAATCTTGCTCAGAACAATAGCCTCATGTTAGCG GAACTTAACTTGGGGAGAGATAAA ATAAAAACACTGCAGCATGAAATTTTGTGGAGAGCTGCTTTGATTAATGGAAAGACCTTGAACATGCAG GAAAAAGTGGAGATTGACCCAGAAAGGAAGGCGTTATCACAGTTACAG GAAGGAGATGAAAATGAAGCGCAGCCATCCCCTGAAACTAGCAACGATGAAAAACAGAATTGTTTGAACAGAAGACGCATAAGGAATAGAT CTACTGGTTCTTCTATTGCTTCCACAAAGAATACAAGCAAAGAAAAGGTTAAAGACAATAG GAGGCGTTTGAGGAGACATTCTGCTACCTTTAAAACCCATGAACATGAACCTCTAGAAAATTTGTTCGAGATAGAGGATGCTCAATATGCTCTCACTCAATCTAGACCCAACAAGCTGAGTTTTGCAGTTGTAAAAACCGAAAGAGGAGAAAACTCTGGTTTAAGAAATGAAGCTCCAAGGTATTCTTTTGGAAGACCCTTGCGAAGGGCAGTTGAGAAGGTTCCATCTTACAAAGAGATTCCTCTAAATGTCAAGATGAGAAGgataatataa